A stretch of DNA from Caretta caretta isolate rCarCar2 chromosome 24, rCarCar1.hap1, whole genome shotgun sequence:
agagtgaacctgcCTTTCCAGTTATGAACTTGTGGGCCATGCGGATGATGAGATACGCCCAGAAGACATGCAGCGATTGGAGTACCACCATCATGAAGTTGAAGAAGTAATAGCCGAAGAAGGGCGGGTACAGGTCCAGAGGATAGACCACCGTGCAGTGCATGATCCTACAGGAGAGCACAGGAGACCACTGTACTGAAAGTGAGGCGGCTACGCAACCCTCCTGGTTCACGCTGCTCAGAAGCAAAAttggcagcatggcctagtggctagagggCCACCCTGGCtctcaggagccctgggttctattcctggctctgccaggtACACGAAACGCAACAGCTTGGCCTTGTGGAACATCATCCGACGGCCAGCTTTTCCGCCCCACTGCCTGCGATGCTGTCCCaggcctggcagcagcagcagcccggtggTCAGAGGCTCGCTCACCAGAAGGGCAGGATGACGAGGCGCGTGACGATGAAGACGGCGGCGAACACGATGAAGATGTTGTTGCAGGTGTTCTTCCAGCCGGCGTAGTTAAACATCTTGGCAGACTGGGGGCGAGAGGCCAAAGCCACAGTAAGCTGCAGTgcctttgaggggtgggagggggcagagcgtgGGCCTTGGGAGACTCAGATGAGTCACTGTGTCTCTCGGGGGCTCTCCCACCCCTCGTCAGTCTCGACtgggagctccttggggcaggggccgggTCTCGTTCCGTAcatacagcacctcgcacaacaGGGTCCTGCTCTTAGCTGGGAACCTCTACGCTCTAAGGTCGAGCGGCACTGCTAACAGCAGCTGCATGGTTTGGTTTTCAGGCAGGGCTTGCGTCTGGAGAGTAGCCCCCAGCTCCCGACGATGGACGTCTCTTAATGAAACGCAGAGTCATCCATTTCGCGTCAGGTGTAGTGCTGAAGCACCCAGAGGTCCCcgtgtgccaggtgctgcccagataCAGAGTGAGACACTGTCCCCTGCCCCAAGGCACTCAGAGTCCAAATAGACCAGGGATGAGtctctggactcctgggttctgtgctggGCTCAGTGGGGCAGCCCCCACACCCCATGGGAGTGAGTCCCACTGGCTCCACGGGGGCGCCAGGGGGTCTGCTCTCACTGGCATGGTGGTTGTATGGTGCATCAGCCATGGGGAAGAGCCGCAGGGACTGGGTGGGGGGTTGCGCGCTGCTCCCCCCACCCGGCTCACCTCCAGCAGGTAGTCGGAAGAGTCATGCAGGGCCATGATCAGCGTCCCCGCCCGGATGTAATTGGCGAACCAGGAAAAGCTGATCAGGATGATGGTGGCCACATGATGGATGATCTGCTCTTTGAAGTCCTGCCgggaagaggggggaggggaaaggaagggattAAGCCCCGCAACACACAAGAGGAGGGGTcagaccccagcccagcccctcctgccccagataCACCAGGCCCTACCCTGCCAAACCTcctacccctgccccatccccaaacacaccagaccctccctgcccagcacttccaagctgttcactcccccagccctgcccagacacccccagccctggacaCAGAATCCCATGCAATATCCCAATCCGGGAGGTGGAGAGGGGCTACCTGGGGATCACCAAGCAACTACACCCATGTAGTGGGGGAAGGGCCACATTCCTAGTACCAGGGCTGGTTTGGGGGCCACTGCTCGCCCTATGGAGCTAGTGGAGGCAGCCCCAAGTAGAAGCCCTCTGACCCCAGCAGACCCTTCCCTCCCAAGTCCTGGAGGCCTAGAACTGATCAGGGCAGAGGGGATTCTCTCCAGAGCCCCACAGGGTCGGTAGGAGCAGCCCACAGATCTCATCCCCATTCAGCAGCAGCCCGGGACTGGGGATGCACATGGATCTCCATCCAGCCCCCCGccttcccagagacccctgcctcctgcacagccggGCCCGCAAGAGACAGCCTACCTTGCGCTTCACGTCGGAGGCGATGCTGAAGAGCAGGGACCAGTAGAACGACAGCTCAATCATGTAGTACCAGTACTGCGACGGCAACGTGGTCTGCAAGGCAAAGGGGGACAGAGAGCGAATCGTCACAATGCTCTGCTGCAGCATGCGCGCGcgccctctgctggatgggatCAGAATGGCACCACTGTGTGTCATAAGCCCAATTCTGCACAGAACTAATGAGGATTCTCTAGTAGCTCAAGCAGCAGGGACCTGAGCTTTGGAAGCAGGAGGATCTGAGCCTTGACATCACCCTGGATTTCTAGATGGCCACAGGCCACATATTGCACTATCCCAGCAATTCCTTAGAACTCCCTCCAAGGAGATGTTATCCACCAAGTAGTTGCCAGGTAACCATCCTGACTTCGGAGCACATGCACCAATGGACACGCGTCCCAATGAAGCAGGGAGCCCGTGCTGCGTGGGCAGCTATGCTGGAGCCCGAGCTGAGCCAGGACTCTCTGTCCAGCGGCGCTAACCCGAACAGCAGGCGCATGCTGGACTCACCTGGATCGGGTACCCTTTCCACACTTCCTTCAAGTCGTAGAACCAGGGCTTCTGTGAGGAAAAGCGGGACGGGGGAGACACGGCAGAGGTTAGCAGGGCAGCTTGGCCAGGATGGGGTGAGAGACCGGGAAGGGGTCAAAACGGCAGATCTTACTTACGTCCACTATGACGGCCATGCCAGCAATGAAAGCAATAAGGTAAAAGGTGAATCGCCAACTGGAAAAAGGAAGCAGATGGTTCTCAACagaggagccgggggcggggtgaaggggagagagaacacATCATGGGCAGGGCCGGTAGGGAGCCCCAGACGCTGGGAGCTCCAGAGCGAGCCGGCCCAGGGGACACAGGGTTGAAGCGTCCGTCTGGGTCACGGGGGaccctttctgtgcctctctcGCGATCTAGCAGGGACGGAGCCTTGTCCTATGCCCTGGGAGAAAactggagagggggaggagctagCCTTGCAGCTGCTGGGTTTTAAGAGTCCCCTCAATCCTGTCACCCTCTTGCCTtgaagctggagctggagctgtgctCAGAGCCGAGCTGGGCTCAGAAGCAGCGCTCACCAgcttgggctggggagggaacAGCCTCTTCCACTCCCACgcactccctccccctcccccaacctgccTGCTCAGTTCTGATGGCAGCGCACAGGGGTGACAGGGCACTATGGACCTAAGGGGATCACCCCAAATAGACTCCCGGGGCCCCCCACGCTGCCGTTCCAGCACTCACAGCCCACAGATGCTCCCTTCACTACCACTGGAGAACCACCCACCTGCCAACCCCTGCCGGGTCTCATTACAGCGAGAGCCCCGGGTCCGCCCCACGGTGCCCAGCTCAGCAGAGAGCACAAGGGGGTCCCGAGTTCAGAGAGAGAtgggctgcagggggtgctgcagacaCCAGGGTGCGACAGGGTCGCTGTTGCACAGCTGGGCGAGCGGCACCAGGCTCTTACCTGGCCTCCCGGAACTTCTTGAGCAAGCTGGGCCTGTCCTGGTTGCGCCTGCGTCGGAACCAGCGCTCCACCTGCCGGACCATGCAGCCGCTCTTCTTGGAGAGCATCTCGACGtcgccctgggaggggagagaccCGGGGCAGTTACCGGATGCCAGGGTGACccaggggctggctgggccccAAGACCAGGCCACAGGGTGGTCAGTGGGAGACAGGAGCCACTCATGCCAGGGGAAGCAGAGGGTGTCTGCCTGACAATCAGGGCTGTGGAATGGCAGCTTGCGTGGAGCTACCCAGGCTTGCTTTGGTCTCATGAGCTCAGGTCCTGACCATAGCGAAGACGCCGGGTGGGGGCATCTAGCCCATGAGCAACTCTGGGGGCCCAGACTGGCCCTgagctggtgctgctgcagcttcgCTGCTCCTGAGCTCGCTAAAGCGGGTCCGTCTACACCCACTGCAGCCACAGCCCGCTGTTACTGCGCAGCCAGGCCCAGGGAGCCGAAAACGGGTTTGTTTTGTGCCTTCAGAGCCAGTGGCCACAAGGGCTGGGGGGCGCAGGTGCCTGAGAGAGTGAGAAGCTGAAAGCGACAAGTGCAGGGTACTAGCTCCTCTgcaatcctgacccacaggctGTTAGCCTCGCACACCCCGCTCTGCTGgggcccctcaatcccaacccaccctggctagcccagctctgggtttaccccacacagagctctgcccaggcccctcaTTCCTGACCCACATCCCCATGCTATCCCAATTCCtgacacccccagctctgccggtgcccctcactcctacccagcagccccctgctatcccagccttaggctcctcaatcccaacctgcatCCCCCCCTGCTAATCCAGCCCGgggctccccctctgccccagcagctgtgccaatgcccctcaatcctgcctTGTACCTCCTCCCTGTTATGCCAGCTCTGGGAAccccccagggcacaggctgccATTCTGGCCAGCTACCTACTGGGGATGAGGCAGAGTGCCTGTAATGATCAGGaatggatccccaccccaccgggGGGAAAGACCAGTGCTTTAGCCCCTGCATCGCTCAAGCCGCATGCAAAAGCGCCCCCGAGCGCTAAATGCAGCCACTTCGCTCCTCAACTTGCCTCCCCGTTTCTTCCAACACACAGAGCCAGATTCATTTAATACCATCACATTAATGCCCCAGCCGCCTGGCTAGCCCCGTACAGATCAGCTCCCAGAGACCCCAGGTGGGAGAGGGCAGCCCGGGCACCTGACCCACAGCACCCGGGTGCAATACCAGCACCATGCCCGTCACAGGCAACACACGTCGTGTCATCCCGTCCCCCCTGCCGGTGGCACGCACTGTACCTGTTTGGGGTGTTTTGTGGATGAAGCGTAGAACTTTTCTAGCACGGGATTCGGGGTGGCTTTTAATCGGATCTTCTCCTTGACATTCAAAAGCCCGGCTAGTGGGGTAGCCACATATCTGGGGGTGGGGCGAAGCGGGGGAGAGGAATGGGGA
This window harbors:
- the CERS2 gene encoding ceramide synthase 2 isoform X1, translating into MQPAGWIVSRKMFQTLYNYFWWDRLWLPVNLTWSDLEDQDGRVYAKASDLYITIPLAFLFLIVRHLFEIYVATPLAGLLNVKEKIRLKATPNPVLEKFYASSTKHPKQGDVEMLSKKSGCMVRQVERWFRRRRNQDRPSLLKKFREASWRFTFYLIAFIAGMAVIVDKPWFYDLKEVWKGYPIQTTLPSQYWYYMIELSFYWSLLFSIASDVKRKDFKEQIIHHVATIILISFSWFANYIRAGTLIMALHDSSDYLLESAKMFNYAGWKNTCNNIFIVFAAVFIVTRLVILPFWIMHCTVVYPLDLYPPFFGYYFFNFMMVVLQSLHVFWAYLIIRMAHKFITGKVVEDERSDREETDNTEEEEVTKNGPLSNGHPVLNNNHRKTD
- the CERS2 gene encoding ceramide synthase 2 isoform X2, translating into MFQTLYNYFWWDRLWLPVNLTWSDLEDQDGRVYAKASDLYITIPLAFLFLIVRHLFEIYVATPLAGLLNVKEKIRLKATPNPVLEKFYASSTKHPKQGDVEMLSKKSGCMVRQVERWFRRRRNQDRPSLLKKFREASWRFTFYLIAFIAGMAVIVDKPWFYDLKEVWKGYPIQTTLPSQYWYYMIELSFYWSLLFSIASDVKRKDFKEQIIHHVATIILISFSWFANYIRAGTLIMALHDSSDYLLESAKMFNYAGWKNTCNNIFIVFAAVFIVTRLVILPFWIMHCTVVYPLDLYPPFFGYYFFNFMMVVLQSLHVFWAYLIIRMAHKFITGKVVEDERSDREETDNTEEEEVTKNGPLSNGHPVLNNNHRKTD